Below is a window of Pseudalkalibacillus berkeleyi DNA.
TCCCATTCATTGCCACCTTCATATATTAATTGCTATAGGAGGTGAGGAATAAATGGATACAATAAAAAATGAATTTCAAACTCAACGCTATAGACAATTTACTTTTGAAACCAACGACCCAATGTTAAGTGAATTTCTAAATGAAGTAGCAATGAACAATATTAATATCACTGCTTATTTACAACACAGAGAAATTATTGGGCCAAACTTTGTACAAGTTGTCGTCGGAACACCTACAACACAAACAGAACGAGATATCAATTTGACGAGAAGAATCCTAAAATTATTAGGCATTAAATTCTGTGAATACGACGTTATAAAAGTCTTTGGCTTTCCTCCTGTAACACCTGGCATCTTAAACACACTCTATGGCGCACTATGGTGCAAAGTAAAAGTGAGATCAATGGTTATTGGAGAAGAAACACTGATTTATATTGATGTAGATGACATCGATCAGGCATTACGTATTCTAAGACAACCAACCCTCAGAAGGTGCAATCCTTAGAAATGGACAAGCATCGTTTTTAACCAATAAAACCGTGCGCTGGAGGTATTGATGACTTCCAGAGCACGGTAATTTTTTAATGTTAATTGAGGGTAAGGTAGATGGTCTATCCTCCCCTAAAAATGAAGATTTCCCTATTTGAGGGCAAGATAGAAGGTCTATCCTCCCCTAAAAATGAAGTTTTCCCGATTTGAGTGTAACTCCTATTCCATTTATCCTTTTACATTAAAAAAAGTAAACAAGATCAAATAAAAAACGTTCTCTAAAAGCCATTAATGGCTTTTAGGAACGTTTTAGGATCTATCTTCAATTTCTGTGCTGTTATTCTACAGTTACTGATTTTGCCAGGTTTCTTGGCTTATCTACGTCGCAGTCACGGTGCAGTGCTGCGTAGTAGGAGATCAGTTGCATAGGGATGACACTTACGAGCGGTGTGAGGTACGCGTGTACATCTGGAATGATGACGCGATCTTCTTCGTCCGCTAAGCTTTTCATACTTACTGTACATGTGTATGCACCACGTGCAGCGACTTCTTTCACGTTTCCACGAATGCTCAAGTTCACATGCTCTTGTGTAGCAAGTGCAATCACTGGTGTACCCTCTTCAATAAGCGCGATCGTACCGTGCTTCAGTTCTCCTCCAGCAAATCCTTCTGCTTGGATGTAGGAGATCTCCTTAAGCTTAAGGGCACCTTCTTGAACGACATGATAGTCCATGCCGCGTCCGATAAAGAAGCAGTTTCTAGTGACAGAAAGATATTCTCGAGCAATAGCTTCGAACTCTTCTTTTTGATCACATAATGCTTCAATCGCGTTCGAAACGACACTCAATTCCTTGATCAGATCAAAGCTCATGTCAATGCCTTTTGCTTTTGCAGTGTCTGCAGCAAGTATCGAAAGAACTGCAATTTGAGCGGTATATGCCTTTGTAGATGCTACTGCGATCTCAGGTCCTGCATGTAAAAGCATTGTGTAGTCCGCTTCACGAGAAAGCGTTGAGCCAGGTACATTTGTAATTGTAAGTGCCTTATGACCAAGCTTCTTCACCTGCACGAGTACTGCACGGCTGTCTGCCGTTTCTCCACTTTGAGAAATAAAGATAAATAATGGCTTTTCTGAAAGCATTGGCATGTTGTATGAGAATTCACTTGCGATGTGCACTTCTACAGGCACTTCAGCAACTTTTTCAATCAATTCTTTACCGACAAGACCCGCATGATAAGAAGTACCACAAGCTACAATGTAAATACGGTCTGTCTTTTTCATCGCTTTACGGATATCATCGTCTAATTTAATTTGATCATTCTTATCTTGATATTGATTAATGATATTACGGATGACGATCGGTTGCTCATCAATTTCCTTCAGCATGTAGTGCGGATAAGTACCTTTTTCAATATCAGATGCATCAAGCTCTGCAGTGAAAGGCGCACGTTCCTTTACTTCACCATCTAAATTCTTAATCGTTACATTCTCTTTTGAAACGAGCACGATTTCTTCGTCCATTAATTCAACGAATTGGTCTGTCTTTTGAAGCATTGCCATTGAGTCACTCGCAACGACATTGAATCCATTTCCTAATCCGACTAGTAAAGGACTTTTATTCTTTCCTACATAAATGACTTCAGGGTTTTCGTTATCAAGTAGAGCAAGTGCATAAGAGCCTTTCAATAATGAAAGTGTTTCGCGAAATGCTGCTTCTACTTCGAGTCCTTCTTTCACAAAGTGCTCAATCATTTGAACAATAATCTCTGTATCCGTTTCACTGACTAACTCAACATCTTTCAAGAACTCTTTACGAACTTGTGTAAAGTTTTCGATCACACCGTTGTGAACGAGTGTAAAACGGCTAGAAGCACTTTGGTGTGGGTGAGCATTTGTTTTGCTCGGTGCACCATGCGTTGCCCAACGTGTATGTCCAATTCCAGTTGTCGCTGGTACTTTCTCATCTACGTTTTCACGTAAAGTCGCAATTCGTCCTTTTTCCTTGAAAACATGTACACCATCGTCGTTCATAATTGCGATACCAGCAGAATCATATCCACGGTACTCAAGCTTTTCCAACCCTTTTAACAAAATCTCTTTCGTATCTTCATTTCCAATATATCCAACAATTCCACACATATAAATAAACCTCCCTGTTGGGGGGCAATCAGCCTAAAGGGGAAATTTCCCCCAACATCTATTAGTATTGTTACATCCGATTCATACCTTTGTTCACAAAGTCACCTAAGTGTTTTCAGTATGATTCTTCCGGTCGATGTAAACCGAGAGGCATCCGCCGATCGAATTCGATAAACCTCTTTCCTCGTCAACTATTTCCTATCACCGCCGCGGTGTCGGATCAACATCCGATGAAATAGTCCAGGCGCTTTTATAATACTGTATTACTTTCACGATCCTCCTTACTTTTTGCTCGAATGGAAATATCATACACTAGAATAAATCATGCGTCAACGAAAAATATTTAAACTACTGCTCGTTGATCGATCCGAACTAAATCCTATTTAAACTTATGCAAAAGCAGCTCGTTTCGTGTGTGCGAGCTGCTCCCTGCATAGTATTCGTATCGGTCAATCATTTATGACCCTTATTGTTCTATATACCCTAATTCACTTTCGACTACACGTACAATTTTGTCCGCATATTCTTCACATAATTCAACTGTCGGCGCTTCTACCATCACTCGAACGAGTGGCTCTGTACCTGAAGGGCGAACAAGAACCCGTCCGTTCCCGTTCGTCTCAGCTTCTACAGTTTGAATCGCTTCTTTCACACTCGGGTTCTCCATCACTTTATGTTTATCTGTGACTTTTACATTTTTCAAGCATTGTGGAAACTTCTTCATTTCCCCTGCAAGCTCTGATAATGGTTTCTTCGTCACTTTCATGATATTAACGAGCTGGAGTGCTGAAAGTAACCCATCACCCGTCGTACCATGATCCAAAAAGATGATATGTCCAGATTGTTCTCCACCAAGGTTGAAATCGCCTTCACGCATACGTTCCATCACGTAACGATCTCCAACTGCTGTTTGCTCAGAGGCAACGCCAGCCTCCTCAAGCCCTTTGTAGAATCCAAGATTACTCATTACAGTTGAAACAACTGTATCATGGTTAAGACGTCCTTCTTTTGCCATATGCTTTGCACATATGAACATGATTTGGTCGCCATCGACGATTTGACCGTTCTCATCAACTGCGATGAGTCGATCTCCATCCCCATCAAAAGCAAGTCCTACATCCGCTTCCTTCTCATTTACAAGCTCAACTAAACTCTCTGGATGCGTTGAACCGACACCATCATTAATATTCAATCCGTTAGGAGACGCTCCGATTGTCGTAATATCTGCATCTAGGTCAGCGAATAAATGTGGTGCTAATGAGGATACTGCACCATGCGCGCAATCAAGAGCAATTCGAAGACCAGAGAAATCCTCATCTACAGTCTGCTTTAAGAACTGGAGGTACTTCTGCCCGCCTTCAAAATAATCACTGACTAGACCAAGGTCCATTCCTGTTGGTCTTGGAAGGTTATCTTTTTCCATATCAATAAGTTCTTCAATTTCTTGCTCCTGATGATCTAACAATTTATATCCATCTGACCCAAAGAACTTAATGCCATTATCTCCTACAGGATTATGTGATGCTGAAATCATAACGCCTGCTTGTGCACCTAGTGCCTTCGTCAAATAAGCAACACCTGGTGTAGAAATGACACCTAAACGCATAACCTCAGCTCCGATCGATAATAGACCGGCTACTAAAGCCCCTTCAAGCATATGTCCAGAAATACGCGTATCTCTTCCAATGATAATTTTCGGTTTTTGGGTTTCTTTTGTCAGAACATAACCGCCGAAACGCCCTAATTTAAATGCTAATTCAGGTGTTAGTTCGGTATTTGCTACACCTCTGACTCCGTCTGTTCCAAAATATTTACCCATGCAATAATTCGCTCCTTCTTCCCTATTCGCAATCAGTAGATGTTATAACGCATAGCACTTTTGCTATCGTTGTTATAACATTCTTCTCTAAGCCGTTGTTTCGCTGATGGTTAAGGTCGCTTTCTTAATCTCGTTCTGATACGTAAATGCTTCTGGTAATTCTACATTGATTTCTACGTCATGTTCACCTTCAGATAAATTCTGTGCATCAATAAATGCTGTAATACTTTCTTCTGATAAATCTTTCAAGGCTTCTTCATCACCTTGGACCGTCAAATCCATTACGCCCTTTTCAGGTGTACGAATGGCGGCTTCCTGGTTATCTGATAACCCTCGAATATTAATTGGCACATCTTCAAACGTTCTTGAGCTTGCCGTTTCATTAGTTGAATCACTAGAGGATTCCTCTACTTTTTCGACATCGATTTTGACTTTCACTTTACCGGGAGATGCATAAAATGCTCCGTCCGGTAATGGAACACTAACTTCAATCGTTTTATCTTCTGTAATATTACTTAAGTCAACTGGAATCTTGATTGAATCTAAGCGATCCAATAATTCCTTTGGTGCATGAATGGTAACATCCTTGTTCTCTGGCGTAATCGATTTCAACTCAACCCCATCAGGAAGAGAACCTTTACTTTCAACCGACAGATCGACATCCTTATTCGGGTTATCAATCGGTACAGTGACTTCCGTAGTTGCAGGATCGATCTTAATATCAATCGGATCATAGCTCTTATTTAGTGCTTGAATCTTCACTTCTCGTGTGAACGTTTCTTTTGCAGTTCCTACATTAACGAATGCTCGAACGTATTTAATTTCATCAATGATTTCTTTTGCACCCGTGATTTCAATTTCTTTCTGATCCGCTTCTGGTGTGCCAGCAATATACCCTTCTGGCAATTCATCTACATCTAGAAGCTGTATCGTAACTGGGAAAGTTTCCGTCTTCTTCTCATGAAGAGTAACGGATACCGTTGGTTCTTCAAAGGCATATTCCACACCGTTTGGTATATTACTCATTTTCAAGGTTGCTTCATATTGACCCGGACCTTTATCTGAGAGATCAACGAATGCGGTTTGACCACGTTGTAGATTCAATTTCGTAAGGTCTGCTCGTGATCCTTGAAATTCAACAGCTGCGGTTTTTGGTAAGCCCATAAGTTCATACTTACTCTCATCGTATTCCGCCTCAACAGAAACGGTTTTATAAATCGGACCTTCTCCGTTTCGAACATCCTCTTCCGTATCCGTTGCATCCTGATTCGTAATGTTTACGGATGTATACATCATCAAAGCGACCAAAAAGGCGGTGATTCTAACAAACCAATGACTTTTAAGCAGCTTATCCATTCTTCTTCCCCCTCCAGTTCCACTTTGATGAGGAAGTTGCTTTTGATTTATTCATGATTTCAGCCTCTAATAGTTTTCGTAACATGTCTTCATCTAAGTTACGGTAGAGCTCACCATTTTTCGTAAGGGAAACATGTCCAGTTTCTTCAGATACTACCAAGGTCAGTCCATCTGTTACTTCCGATATCCCCAAGGCCGCACGGTGTCTTGTTCCAAGCTCTTTTGAGATGAATGGACTTTCTGATAAAGGTAGATAGCTTGCAGCCGCTAATATTTGATCATCGTTGATGATGACCGCACCATCATGCAGTGGTGTATTCGGAATAAAGATATTAATTAATAGCTCGGAGCTCAGATGAGCATTAATTGGAATACCTGTTTCTACGTAATCGTCTAGACCCGTTTCTCTTTCGATCGTAATAAGAGCTCCAATACGACGCTTCGCCATATAATTCGTTGCTTTCATTAAAGCTTCAATGGTCTTCATATTCTTCTCTTCTTCCGCAATCATGCCACGTGAAAAGAACCGTCCTCGACCAAGCTGTTCAAGTGCTCGACGGAGTTCAGGTTGGAATATGATAATAATGGCAAGGATTCCGTATGTAATCGCCTCATTCATTAACCAGTTCAGTGTGTTGAGCTTGAAAATTCCACTAAAGAACCAGACCGCTACGATGACGGTAATACCTTTCAATAGTTGTATCGCCTTAGTGCCTTTTATGAGCATGATAAGCTTGTAGATCACATAGGTGACTAAGAGGATATCAATAATATCATTTATGTAATTTAGTACATTAAAGTCTCCTATTGGAAACATCGCTCATCCTCCAAACTGATCAACTTAATTTCATTGTTTCCAACAATGGTCAGTTTGTTACTAGTGTAACTTCTACATTATATCATAATTTGTGGCTATTTCTATTTTTCGAAACATTACAAGCATATAGCACCGTATGTTTACATAAAAGCATTTGCGCGCTATTCAATCGTATTGTGCATCTATTGAAAAAAGAAAATGACCTCAAGAGACAAGACTTGTCCAATGGTAAGTCAAGTTTGCTCTTTTGGTCAATTTTTCTTAATCGATTACTTATTAATCAAACCAACTCAATATACCCGTTACGCCTTCTTTCAAGCGATACCAAACCCATTCTGTAATTTGGTGGATTTCTTCACTTTCTCCCGCTACATGTCCTGCAGAAGCCAAATAATGTTTGCCATTAATCACTGTCAGATCGCCTTCGACCTTACCTGCAATCTCTACATCACCATTACGTACGACCAGGTCTCCTTTTACGGTTTCACCTTCTGGTACAATGACTCTTTTACTTTCTTCATCAATCGTTACTTGTGCACCGTTTGCTGTCACTGATATATCGCTTTCCCATTCGCTATATAGAGATCCTGACATTAATACGAGAAACAAAACTGCTGCCGTTAATAAAGGGTGATGTTTAAACCACCTACGCATTTTAGAGGTTGATTTTTCACGTGGCAAACGATCCATCACTTTTGAAGTAAAACCATTTGGCGCTTTAATCGAATGATGACTTTGCAGCATCCGATCCGTGTTTTTCAATTCTTCAAACCTCTCATGACAGTCTGAGCAACTTTGGGTATGTCTGAGCAATTCAATTTTTTCAAGAGGTTCAATACTTTCGTCTATCCATTTATGCATATAGGACGAATATTTTCTATCACACTTCATTACATATCCTCCTATCCATCTAGATCTTTCAACCTTTTTCTCAGTGCTTCTCGTCCTCGGTGTATCCTTGTTTTGACTGTGGAAACCGGTATTTGCAAAATCTCGCTTATTTCCTTAAGTGATAGTTCCTCCAAATATTTTAATGTAATTGCAGAACGATATTTGGGAGGTAAATGTAGAACTTCTCTTTGTATACGTTCTTGAAGCTCAAAGGTTTCAACTTTTTCTTCAGGTAATTGTTCCGCTACAGCAACCTGCGAATAAAGCGTTAACCCTTCACCACCTGGAACCTCTGCATCTAAGTAGTAATCTGGCTTCTTCTTTCTAATACGATCAATTGTTAAATTGGTTGCAATACGATACAACCAAGTAGAAAATTTATGTGCATCATTATATTTCTCGATATGTATATATGCGCGTACAAATGCTTCCTGAGCGATGTCTTCCGATTCATGTACATTACCAAGCATTCGATATACGATGTGATACACCTTATCTTTGTAAATTTCAACGATTTCTTCGAACGCTTTTTGATCCCCTTTCTTCACTAAGCGGACCAACCGTTTCACCGTCATATCCATATAGGAAACCCCCGATTTTGCGATAATAAAAAATACATCATTCCGTATCCATATGTTTCTTGTAATATTTTAACACGGGAAAACTTCCAGGTGAGGAACATTTTTGTAAAAATAGGTTTATCTTCTCAAATAAAGGGTATTATGATTAACAACCATTATGAGCGAAAGTGGGTGGGCGGATTGTCAGCTGAAGAACGTTATCTGTTGAAGGAAATTGAGACCTCCAGAAAGAGAATGTTGTCCTTGGCGAAAGAAAAACCGTTGTTTTCCACCGAGGTAGTTGAAATCAGTCAGTACCTAGATGATCTCCTTAATCGATACGATGTAATCAAGAGTGAAATCATACAAGTGTCTTAGTCATTAATTAAGCAACTCTATTGTTAGAGTTGCTTTTTTTTCGTTTTAAATGATTGCAATGAATCAACTAATCACATGTACTTGCCAACAGTCATCAACCCAAAGTCCAACTACACGAACCGGAAGTCCCCTCGATTGAACCACATTAATTCCCTGCTTAATGTCATGTATGTGTTTAAACTTACTGACAGGGTTTGCAGCACAATCATAGTGTCCTACAACTGCAACTAATTGTGAATCATGAGCGTCTATTGAAATGTTCACTTTCCCTTTTAATCGCTTTAACTCACTCTTTTTACCTTGAGACAATACCCGGTCCATTCCAGGCTCAGTGATTAAATCTACATAATCAAGCCCATAATGTTTTCTTAGCCACATTATTATAGGAATTTGAGTCCTACCATCAATACAGTTGAGTGCCGTACCATATTTCTTTATCATTACACACCCTCGATCAACTATTTTTTATAAAATATGATTGATAGTAGTAGATGTGCTATGAAGAAACATTGAAGTCCAAGATTGCTTGATCTAGATAACCTCATTAATAAAAGCTAACCCTATAATAAAGACATCAAGACGTCTTCAGGGTCAGCTCATTTACAATTCATTAGATTAATTTTTCACCGAATAAAGATCCGACTAAGCCTACTGCACATGTAGCCGTTTTATTCTTGTCATCCAAAATCGGATTGACTTCAACAAATTCAGCTGAAGTAATAATTTTCGCCTCTTCTAGCATTTCCATAGCTAGATGACTCTCTCTGTAGCTAATACCTCCAAGTACAGGTGTACCAACTCCAGGAGCCTCTGCAGGATCTAATCCATCTAAGTCTAAGCTCAAATGTACGCCATCGGTATCTTTTGAAACATATTCAATTGCTTCTTCCATCACCTTAGACATACCCATACGATCGATTTCGTGCATCGTGTATACTTTAATTCCTTTTTCACGTATCAATTCACGTTCACCTTCATCTAATGAACGGGCTCCTATTATGACAATGTTTTCTGGCTTCACTTTAGGTCCGTATCCGCCAATGTCTTTCAGCTTCTCATGACCAATTCCCAAGCTGACCGCAAGTGGCATACCGTGAATGTTTCCGCTTGGTGAAGTATCACTTGTGTTTAAATCACCATGTGCATCATACCAAATAACACCTAAATTCTTATAATGCTTTGAAACGCCAGCTAGTGTTCCAATCGCGATACTGTGGTCTCCACCTAAAACAAGTGGGAAGTGTCCATCTTCAATAATCTTGTCCACGCCATTCGCCAATAAAGTACTCGCTTCAATTACACCTTGTAAATTCTTTAAATTCGTTTCTGTGCTAGCTACTTTTTCTCTTTGAGGGATTTCAACATCACCATGATCTTCAACATCATATCCGATGTTTTCTAAACGTTCAATTAAACCAGCATATCTCATAGCACTTGGCCCCATATCTACGCCTCGGCGCATCTGTCCAAGGTCCATAGGGACGCCTAAAATTCCGATATTCTTGTTCATACTTTTCCTCCTCATGATTTCACTCTACCTTCTATTGTAGAGGTTCTTCACCCCTTGGTTCAACTAGACACAAACTTGTATACTTATACGGTATATCAACCTATTCTTCCTTAGTTTTGGATAATTATAAAGCGTTTACATTTAAATGCAAAAAAATCTCTGAACAATGTGTTCAGAGATTTTAATAAGTTATGTATTGGTGGAGCCTAGCGGGATCGAACCGCTGACCTCCTGCGTGCAAGGCAGGCGCTCTCCCAGCT
It encodes the following:
- the glmS gene encoding glutamine--fructose-6-phosphate transaminase (isomerizing); the encoded protein is MCGIVGYIGNEDTKEILLKGLEKLEYRGYDSAGIAIMNDDGVHVFKEKGRIATLRENVDEKVPATTGIGHTRWATHGAPSKTNAHPHQSASSRFTLVHNGVIENFTQVRKEFLKDVELVSETDTEIIVQMIEHFVKEGLEVEAAFRETLSLLKGSYALALLDNENPEVIYVGKNKSPLLVGLGNGFNVVASDSMAMLQKTDQFVELMDEEIVLVSKENVTIKNLDGEVKERAPFTAELDASDIEKGTYPHYMLKEIDEQPIVIRNIINQYQDKNDQIKLDDDIRKAMKKTDRIYIVACGTSYHAGLVGKELIEKVAEVPVEVHIASEFSYNMPMLSEKPLFIFISQSGETADSRAVLVQVKKLGHKALTITNVPGSTLSREADYTMLLHAGPEIAVASTKAYTAQIAVLSILAADTAKAKGIDMSFDLIKELSVVSNAIEALCDQKEEFEAIAREYLSVTRNCFFIGRGMDYHVVQEGALKLKEISYIQAEGFAGGELKHGTIALIEEGTPVIALATQEHVNLSIRGNVKEVAARGAYTCTVSMKSLADEEDRVIIPDVHAYLTPLVSVIPMQLISYYAALHRDCDVDKPRNLAKSVTVE
- the glmM gene encoding phosphoglucosamine mutase encodes the protein MGKYFGTDGVRGVANTELTPELAFKLGRFGGYVLTKETQKPKIIIGRDTRISGHMLEGALVAGLLSIGAEVMRLGVISTPGVAYLTKALGAQAGVMISASHNPVGDNGIKFFGSDGYKLLDHQEQEIEELIDMEKDNLPRPTGMDLGLVSDYFEGGQKYLQFLKQTVDEDFSGLRIALDCAHGAVSSLAPHLFADLDADITTIGASPNGLNINDGVGSTHPESLVELVNEKEADVGLAFDGDGDRLIAVDENGQIVDGDQIMFICAKHMAKEGRLNHDTVVSTVMSNLGFYKGLEEAGVASEQTAVGDRYVMERMREGDFNLGGEQSGHIIFLDHGTTGDGLLSALQLVNIMKVTKKPLSELAGEMKKFPQCLKNVKVTDKHKVMENPSVKEAIQTVEAETNGNGRVLVRPSGTEPLVRVMVEAPTVELCEEYADKIVRVVESELGYIEQ
- a CDS encoding CdaR family protein → MDKLLKSHWFVRITAFLVALMMYTSVNITNQDATDTEEDVRNGEGPIYKTVSVEAEYDESKYELMGLPKTAAVEFQGSRADLTKLNLQRGQTAFVDLSDKGPGQYEATLKMSNIPNGVEYAFEEPTVSVTLHEKKTETFPVTIQLLDVDELPEGYIAGTPEADQKEIEITGAKEIIDEIKYVRAFVNVGTAKETFTREVKIQALNKSYDPIDIKIDPATTEVTVPIDNPNKDVDLSVESKGSLPDGVELKSITPENKDVTIHAPKELLDRLDSIKIPVDLSNITEDKTIEVSVPLPDGAFYASPGKVKVKIDVEKVEESSSDSTNETASSRTFEDVPINIRGLSDNQEAAIRTPEKGVMDLTVQGDEEALKDLSEESITAFIDAQNLSEGEHDVEINVELPEAFTYQNEIKKATLTISETTA
- the cdaA gene encoding diadenylate cyclase CdaA, translating into MFPIGDFNVLNYINDIIDILLVTYVIYKLIMLIKGTKAIQLLKGITVIVAVWFFSGIFKLNTLNWLMNEAITYGILAIIIIFQPELRRALEQLGRGRFFSRGMIAEEEKNMKTIEALMKATNYMAKRRIGALITIERETGLDDYVETGIPINAHLSSELLINIFIPNTPLHDGAVIINDDQILAAASYLPLSESPFISKELGTRHRAALGISEVTDGLTLVVSEETGHVSLTKNGELYRNLDEDMLRKLLEAEIMNKSKATSSSKWNWRGKKNG
- a CDS encoding anti-sigma factor; the encoded protein is MKCDRKYSSYMHKWIDESIEPLEKIELLRHTQSCSDCHERFEELKNTDRMLQSHHSIKAPNGFTSKVMDRLPREKSTSKMRRWFKHHPLLTAAVLFLVLMSGSLYSEWESDISVTANGAQVTIDEESKRVIVPEGETVKGDLVVRNGDVEIAGKVEGDLTVINGKHYLASAGHVAGESEEIHQITEWVWYRLKEGVTGILSWFD
- the sigW gene encoding RNA polymerase sigma factor SigW, with amino-acid sequence MDMTVKRLVRLVKKGDQKAFEEIVEIYKDKVYHIVYRMLGNVHESEDIAQEAFVRAYIHIEKYNDAHKFSTWLYRIATNLTIDRIRKKKPDYYLDAEVPGGEGLTLYSQVAVAEQLPEEKVETFELQERIQREVLHLPPKYRSAITLKYLEELSLKEISEILQIPVSTVKTRIHRGREALRKRLKDLDG
- a CDS encoding aspartyl-phosphate phosphatase Spo0E family protein; its protein translation is MRNIFVKIGLSSQIKGIMINNHYERKWVGGLSAEERYLLKEIETSRKRMLSLAKEKPLFSTEVVEISQYLDDLLNRYDVIKSEIIQVS
- a CDS encoding carbonic anhydrase, whose translation is MIKKYGTALNCIDGRTQIPIIMWLRKHYGLDYVDLITEPGMDRVLSQGKKSELKRLKGKVNISIDAHDSQLVAVVGHYDCAANPVSKFKHIHDIKQGINVVQSRGLPVRVVGLWVDDCWQVHVIS
- the rocF gene encoding arginase, producing the protein MNKNIGILGVPMDLGQMRRGVDMGPSAMRYAGLIERLENIGYDVEDHGDVEIPQREKVASTETNLKNLQGVIEASTLLANGVDKIIEDGHFPLVLGGDHSIAIGTLAGVSKHYKNLGVIWYDAHGDLNTSDTSPSGNIHGMPLAVSLGIGHEKLKDIGGYGPKVKPENIVIIGARSLDEGERELIREKGIKVYTMHEIDRMGMSKVMEEAIEYVSKDTDGVHLSLDLDGLDPAEAPGVGTPVLGGISYRESHLAMEMLEEAKIITSAEFVEVNPILDDKNKTATCAVGLVGSLFGEKLI